One window of the Leucobacter komagatae genome contains the following:
- a CDS encoding flavin monoamine oxidase family protein gives MADVSRRSLLVGAAAVAGLATAGIIAGNVITRRAGADERGENWDVIVVGAGSAGIGAARRLVDQNPSLRVAIVEARDRIGGRMFTDRTSMGIPVERGCELVHGGPYADTYPWIKEAGFDMRMFAKNYIRLNDADDNAPSHAWHAPDAPASWAFPAGIPDGLVKFDLAGEGQPLPEALPREKADAYLARLGIAPDNIPSGLRYLLTDDAEPLYATDAAAVGEVLTACIRYSLHPEEAPEPEKLDADDPKRNDGDYKIIGGYDQLLTFIADDIPVFLDTVVEEVQHSKSGVELFTSQGTMSARRVIMAVPAGVMQRRDIDFSAGLPDRKWVAFDEFQYSHIFKCLLEFEGQVFTPDGSATWGYAESMDLTPTTLWNASIAQPEYGGQVVVGWETGEAARELHALPVEQKYEAVLDVVRKSAGDSGLQYKKALMTDWANEPFSWGAYGHGGNEKDMSAPTDDVLFWAGMRTSTVTASYVSGVDQADELLKHL, from the coding sequence ATGGCTGACGTCTCACGTCGAAGCCTCTTAGTCGGGGCAGCCGCGGTCGCGGGCCTCGCCACCGCAGGAATCATCGCGGGCAACGTCATCACCCGGCGAGCCGGAGCTGACGAGCGCGGCGAGAACTGGGACGTCATCGTCGTAGGCGCAGGGTCGGCCGGGATCGGCGCGGCCCGGCGCCTCGTCGACCAGAACCCGAGCCTTCGGGTGGCGATCGTTGAGGCCAGGGACAGGATCGGTGGGCGCATGTTCACCGATCGCACGTCGATGGGGATCCCGGTGGAGCGGGGCTGCGAGCTCGTGCACGGTGGCCCCTACGCCGACACCTACCCCTGGATCAAGGAGGCCGGGTTCGACATGCGGATGTTCGCCAAGAACTACATTCGCTTGAACGACGCCGACGACAACGCTCCTTCCCACGCGTGGCACGCCCCTGACGCGCCAGCGTCGTGGGCATTCCCCGCGGGCATCCCAGACGGCCTCGTGAAGTTCGACCTCGCGGGGGAGGGCCAGCCGCTGCCCGAGGCGCTGCCGCGGGAGAAAGCCGACGCCTACCTAGCCCGACTGGGTATTGCGCCCGACAACATCCCGAGTGGGCTCCGATACCTGCTGACCGACGACGCGGAACCGCTGTACGCGACCGATGCGGCCGCGGTCGGCGAGGTACTGACAGCGTGCATTCGATACTCCCTGCACCCCGAAGAGGCGCCCGAGCCCGAGAAGCTCGACGCGGACGACCCGAAGCGCAACGACGGCGACTACAAGATCATTGGCGGGTACGACCAGCTGCTGACCTTTATCGCCGACGACATTCCCGTATTCCTCGACACGGTGGTTGAAGAAGTGCAGCACTCGAAAAGCGGGGTGGAGCTGTTCACATCGCAGGGCACCATGTCGGCCCGCCGCGTCATCATGGCAGTTCCAGCCGGGGTCATGCAGCGCAGGGACATCGATTTCTCCGCCGGGCTTCCCGACCGCAAGTGGGTGGCATTCGACGAATTCCAGTACAGCCATATCTTCAAGTGCCTGCTCGAATTCGAAGGGCAGGTGTTCACTCCCGACGGCAGCGCGACCTGGGGCTACGCGGAGTCGATGGATCTCACCCCGACGACGCTGTGGAACGCGTCGATCGCCCAACCTGAATACGGCGGGCAGGTCGTTGTCGGTTGGGAAACGGGCGAGGCCGCTCGGGAGCTCCACGCGCTGCCGGTCGAGCAGAAGTACGAGGCGGTCTTGGACGTTGTGCGTAAGAGCGCGGGCGACTCCGGGCTGCAGTACAAGAAGGCTCTCATGACTGACTGGGCGAACGAGCCCTTCAGCTGGGGAGCCTACGGGCACGGCGGCAACGAGAAGGACATGTCCGCGCCGACCGATGACGTACTGTTCTGGGCGGGGATGCGCACGAGCACGGTGACGGCGTCATATGTGTCAGGCGTCGACCAGGCCGATGAACTCCTGAAGCACCTGTAG
- a CDS encoding NADPH-dependent FMN reductase gives MPTGISNAKMISVIVGSLRQGSIARKIARECISLFPPGFEAAIVEIRDLPLYDFDYDDPAVGDKPTPAAYAVFRDTIKRSAGVLFVTPENNRTVPACLKNAVDVGSKPNGDVAWLGLPFGIVSHSVGRMGGYSAQKNLRLALSYFDMPGLGQPEVFLSQSPDLFEGEHIVQGSTTAFLRDYVERLCRLVSVTDRGAPEE, from the coding sequence ATGCCGACTGGGATTTCTAATGCGAAGATGATCAGCGTCATCGTCGGCAGCTTGCGGCAGGGGTCGATCGCACGGAAAATCGCGCGCGAGTGCATCTCGCTCTTCCCGCCCGGGTTCGAGGCCGCCATCGTCGAAATCAGAGACCTCCCGCTCTACGATTTCGACTACGACGACCCAGCCGTGGGCGACAAGCCGACACCGGCGGCCTACGCGGTGTTCCGCGACACCATCAAGCGCTCCGCCGGGGTGCTGTTTGTCACGCCCGAGAACAATCGGACCGTTCCCGCCTGCTTGAAAAACGCTGTCGACGTCGGCTCGAAGCCGAACGGGGACGTCGCGTGGCTCGGGCTGCCGTTCGGCATTGTGAGCCACTCCGTAGGAAGAATGGGCGGTTACTCCGCCCAGAAGAACCTGCGGCTGGCGCTGTCATATTTCGATATGCCTGGGCTCGGCCAGCCCGAGGTCTTCCTCTCTCAGTCGCCAGACCTGTTTGAGGGCGAGCACATCGTCCAGGGGTCAACGACCGCATTCCTACGCGACTACGTCGAGCGGCTGTGCCGTCTTGTCTCGGTGACCGACCGGGGAGCACCGGAAGAGTAA
- the nrdF gene encoding class 1b ribonucleoside-diphosphate reductase subunit beta: MTHTPATDRPLSDISVTPPTYRTDPAARLRPINWNRVTDEKDLEVWNRLTANFWLPEKVPLSNDIPAWQRMSAVERTLTMRVFTGLTMLDTVQATVGEICQIQDARTEHEEAVYTNIAFMQSVHARSYSSVFSTLTSTPEIDDAYRWAVGNDLLQERCKKVLKHYFGPDPLKRKVSSTLLSSLLLYAGFYLPLHFSVHATLTNTADMIRLILRDKAVHGYYSGYKYQRGLETRSAAEQAEMRDFTFELLEELYELELQYSGELYEPLGLMDDVAVFVRYNANKALMNLGYPARFSAAETEVNPEILAALSPGSEENHDFFSGSGSSYVMGKGEETTDADWDF, from the coding sequence ATGACTCACACTCCCGCCACTGACAGGCCCCTCAGCGACATCTCCGTCACCCCGCCCACGTATCGCACCGACCCGGCAGCGCGGCTCCGCCCTATCAACTGGAACCGAGTCACCGACGAAAAGGATCTCGAGGTGTGGAACCGCCTCACAGCTAACTTCTGGCTGCCCGAGAAGGTGCCGCTCTCGAACGACATCCCCGCCTGGCAACGAATGAGCGCAGTAGAGCGCACCCTCACTATGCGAGTCTTCACCGGCCTCACGATGCTCGACACCGTGCAGGCCACCGTCGGCGAGATCTGCCAGATCCAGGACGCCCGCACGGAGCATGAGGAAGCGGTCTACACCAACATCGCCTTCATGCAGTCCGTGCACGCGCGCTCCTACTCGTCAGTGTTCTCAACACTGACCTCGACCCCCGAGATCGATGACGCCTACCGCTGGGCAGTTGGCAACGACCTGCTACAGGAACGCTGCAAGAAGGTCCTCAAACACTATTTCGGCCCCGACCCGCTGAAACGCAAGGTTTCGTCGACGCTGCTCTCGTCGCTGCTGCTGTACGCGGGGTTCTACCTCCCGCTGCACTTCTCAGTGCACGCAACCCTCACCAATACCGCCGACATGATCCGGCTGATCCTGCGAGACAAGGCCGTGCACGGGTACTACTCGGGCTACAAGTACCAACGCGGCTTGGAAACTCGCAGCGCAGCCGAGCAGGCCGAAATGCGCGATTTCACGTTCGAGCTACTCGAGGAGCTGTACGAACTCGAGCTCCAGTACTCCGGGGAGCTGTACGAGCCGCTCGGGCTCATGGACGACGTCGCTGTGTTTGTGAGGTACAACGCAAACAAGGCACTCATGAATCTCGGCTACCCAGCGAGATTCTCGGCCGCGGAAACCGAGGTGAACCCCGAGATCCTCGCCGCGCTCTCCCCCGGTAGCGAGGAGAACCACGATTTCTTCAGCGGCTCGGGCTCGAGCTACGTCATGGGCAAGGGTGAGGAGACGACAGATGCCGACTGGGATTTCTAA
- the nrdE gene encoding class 1b ribonucleoside-diphosphate reductase subunit alpha has product MNPPATSATAPPAPPAPQRAGIGERKDYHALNAQLNLFAADGSIQFDKDREAAAAYLAQHVGPSTKRFGSVWSRLDWLVANNYYEESFLRAYPPAFVDRLHTSATAAGHQFQTFLGAFKFFTSYALKTFDGAEYLENFEERVVATALFLGQGDEALAAQLVDEMLSGRFQPATPTFLNAGKAQRGELVSCFLLRFEDNLESIGRGVNSALQLSKRGGGVALLLTNLRETGAPIKHIENQASGVVPVMKILEDSFSYANQLGARQGAGAAYLHAHHPDIMRFLDTKRENADEKIRIKTLSLGVVIPDVTFELAKNNEDMHLFSPYDVLREYGTPLSDLSVSDHYDDLVAHPGIRKTTVSAREFFKTLAELQFESGYPYILFEDTVNRANPLEGWVNMSNLCSEILQVNTPSEYDAAIGYATVGHDISCNLGSLNIAQAMASPDFGQTVEAAVRALTSVSDKTEVDAVPSVAAGNAASHAIGLGQMNLHGYLASERIHYGSEEGIDFTDAYFRVVAYHAIRASNRLAVERGKTFDGFDRSAYADGSYFERYVAQEWQPETQRVRDIFSAAGISLPSVDEWRELQRAVREHGIYNAYLQAIPPTGSISYVNNSTASIHPIAAKVEIRKEGKLGRVYYPAPHMTDDNLEYFQDAYEIGPEKIIDTYAAATQHVDQGLSLTLFFKDTATTRDINRAQIYAWRKGIKTLYYIRLRQPALEGTEIEGCVSCAL; this is encoded by the coding sequence ATGAACCCCCCGGCGACCTCCGCGACCGCGCCGCCTGCGCCGCCCGCACCGCAGCGCGCCGGCATCGGCGAGCGCAAGGACTATCACGCGCTCAACGCGCAGCTGAATCTCTTCGCCGCCGACGGGTCGATCCAGTTCGACAAGGATCGGGAGGCCGCGGCGGCCTATCTCGCGCAGCACGTTGGGCCGTCGACGAAACGCTTCGGCTCGGTCTGGTCTCGGCTCGACTGGCTGGTCGCCAACAACTACTACGAAGAGTCCTTCCTTCGCGCGTACCCGCCGGCCTTCGTCGACCGACTGCACACCTCCGCGACAGCTGCAGGGCATCAGTTCCAGACGTTCCTCGGCGCGTTCAAGTTCTTCACCTCGTACGCGCTCAAGACTTTTGACGGCGCCGAGTACCTGGAGAACTTCGAGGAGCGGGTCGTCGCGACCGCGCTCTTCCTCGGTCAGGGAGACGAGGCCCTTGCGGCACAGCTGGTTGATGAGATGCTCTCGGGCCGGTTCCAGCCCGCGACGCCCACCTTCCTGAACGCGGGGAAGGCGCAGCGCGGGGAGCTCGTCTCGTGTTTCCTCTTGCGCTTCGAAGACAACCTCGAGTCGATCGGCCGCGGTGTGAACTCGGCGCTGCAGCTCTCGAAGCGTGGCGGAGGGGTCGCGCTGCTTCTCACGAACCTGCGAGAGACCGGCGCCCCGATCAAGCACATTGAGAACCAGGCCTCCGGCGTCGTCCCCGTCATGAAGATTCTCGAAGACAGCTTCTCGTACGCAAATCAGCTCGGGGCGCGCCAGGGTGCGGGAGCGGCCTACCTCCACGCCCACCACCCCGACATCATGCGTTTCCTCGACACAAAGCGCGAAAATGCCGACGAGAAGATCCGCATCAAGACCCTGTCGCTCGGCGTCGTCATCCCAGACGTCACGTTCGAGCTTGCGAAGAACAACGAAGACATGCACCTGTTCTCGCCTTACGACGTGCTGCGCGAATATGGCACCCCGCTGTCTGACCTGTCCGTGAGCGACCACTACGACGACCTTGTCGCACACCCAGGGATCAGAAAAACCACGGTTAGCGCGCGCGAGTTCTTCAAGACACTCGCCGAGCTCCAGTTCGAGTCAGGCTACCCATACATTCTGTTCGAGGACACGGTAAACCGGGCGAACCCGCTTGAGGGGTGGGTGAACATGTCGAACCTGTGCTCCGAGATACTGCAGGTGAACACCCCCTCCGAATACGATGCGGCTATTGGGTACGCGACCGTCGGGCACGACATCTCCTGTAACCTTGGCTCGTTGAACATCGCCCAGGCGATGGCATCGCCCGACTTCGGGCAGACGGTGGAAGCCGCTGTGCGGGCGCTCACGAGCGTGTCTGACAAGACCGAGGTCGACGCGGTGCCCTCGGTCGCCGCGGGGAATGCGGCGTCGCACGCGATCGGCCTGGGGCAGATGAATCTGCACGGGTACCTCGCCTCTGAGCGCATTCACTACGGCAGCGAGGAGGGGATCGACTTCACCGATGCCTACTTCCGGGTTGTCGCGTACCACGCGATCCGAGCGTCGAACAGGCTGGCAGTTGAGCGGGGCAAGACCTTCGACGGCTTCGACCGCAGCGCGTATGCCGACGGCAGCTACTTCGAGCGCTACGTCGCGCAGGAGTGGCAGCCAGAGACGCAACGGGTGCGAGACATCTTCAGTGCGGCCGGTATCTCGCTGCCAAGCGTCGACGAGTGGCGGGAGCTGCAGCGCGCCGTGCGCGAACACGGTATCTACAACGCCTACTTGCAAGCGATCCCCCCGACGGGGTCTATCAGCTACGTCAACAACTCGACTGCGTCGATCCACCCGATCGCCGCGAAGGTCGAGATCCGAAAGGAGGGCAAGCTCGGGCGGGTCTACTACCCCGCTCCGCACATGACGGACGACAACCTTGAATATTTCCAGGACGCGTACGAGATCGGCCCCGAGAAGATCATCGACACGTACGCCGCGGCGACGCAGCACGTCGATCAGGGCCTCTCGCTGACGCTGTTCTTCAAGGACACGGCGACGACCCGCGACATCAACAGGGCGCAGATCTACGCGTGGCGCAAGGGCATCAAGACCCTGTACTACATCCGCCTCCGTCAGCCAGCACTCGAGGGCACCGAGATCGAGGGCTGCGTCTCATGCGCGCTCTGA
- a CDS encoding MFS transporter codes for MTKTSPATKWVMLSLSYLVLIACFIPYIGWTPSLLEISEDLSLSASQAGLLASITALVGGIILPFAGVIGDKIGIKKIILVGLVAAIVGQFVFALAPDYGMLMLGRAISGLGVGLLFVGPYTMAINWFERERKSGIALGVMFTTDGIGSVFALYLFAIVLVAFGWRTGSTIGGIFLIVVLVIAALFLKDVPPAQADEAAQEADTSGRSALSWLFSRNVLVAAAFFIGEWGIFAVVAVWMPTILIEEAGWSTTAAGFFASCYVLAGVATSIIFGLISDSLGKRKNLILLAGLAMTLFMGALTVSIASGNYVFAAICLPLVGLGVYTGMPLALALATESVPARMAGAVNGFVLGIGFIVGGFVYPYVMGLVKDSTGDYVLGFVGMVVATAILNLCFPFLAKDVRRAQPAEALAR; via the coding sequence ATGACTAAGACGAGTCCCGCAACCAAGTGGGTGATGCTGAGCCTGTCATACCTGGTTCTCATCGCTTGCTTCATCCCCTACATCGGGTGGACCCCGAGCCTGCTCGAGATCTCCGAGGATCTGTCGCTCAGCGCGAGCCAGGCCGGCCTGCTCGCCTCGATCACCGCCCTCGTCGGCGGCATCATCCTGCCCTTCGCCGGGGTGATCGGCGACAAGATCGGAATCAAGAAGATCATCCTCGTTGGTCTCGTCGCGGCGATCGTCGGCCAGTTCGTCTTCGCCCTCGCGCCTGACTACGGCATGCTCATGCTCGGACGCGCCATTAGTGGCCTCGGCGTTGGCCTGTTGTTCGTCGGCCCGTACACGATGGCGATCAACTGGTTCGAGCGCGAGCGCAAGAGCGGTATCGCGCTCGGCGTGATGTTCACGACCGACGGCATTGGCTCGGTGTTTGCGCTCTACCTGTTCGCAATCGTGCTCGTCGCGTTCGGCTGGCGCACCGGTTCAACCATCGGCGGGATCTTCCTCATTGTCGTCCTCGTCATCGCGGCACTCTTCCTCAAAGACGTACCGCCGGCCCAGGCAGACGAAGCCGCGCAGGAAGCTGACACCAGCGGCCGCTCCGCCCTCAGCTGGCTGTTCAGCCGCAACGTCCTGGTCGCCGCCGCCTTTTTCATCGGTGAGTGGGGCATTTTCGCGGTTGTCGCGGTCTGGATGCCGACGATCCTTATCGAGGAGGCCGGATGGTCGACCACGGCCGCGGGCTTCTTCGCGTCCTGCTACGTGCTCGCTGGCGTCGCGACGTCGATCATCTTCGGCCTCATCTCTGACAGCCTGGGCAAGCGCAAGAACCTGATCCTGCTCGCCGGTCTCGCGATGACGCTCTTCATGGGCGCGCTCACCGTGAGCATCGCCTCCGGCAACTACGTGTTCGCCGCGATTTGCCTGCCGCTCGTTGGCCTGGGCGTCTACACCGGCATGCCGCTCGCCCTGGCCCTCGCGACCGAGTCTGTGCCCGCGCGCATGGCCGGCGCGGTCAACGGCTTCGTGCTCGGCATTGGCTTCATCGTTGGCGGCTTCGTGTACCCGTACGTGATGGGCCTGGTGAAGGATTCCACCGGAGACTACGTGCTCGGCTTCGTCGGCATGGTTGTGGCCACCGCGATCCTGAACCTCTGCTTCCCCTTCCTCGCCAAAGACGTGCGGCGCGCGCAGCCAGCCGAAGCGCTCGCGCGCTAG